In the genome of Pseudomonadota bacterium, one region contains:
- the cobD gene encoding threonine-phosphate decarboxylase CobD, with protein sequence MTAHGGNIYSFMEKKGLDQRSVTDFSASINPLGTSKNVIQEIKKNLKNLIHYPDIHATRLIDKIAETLGVSKKSIVCGNGSTELIYLVPRIMGFRNVLIPQPTFSDYERACRIAYPSCTIKDYMLEHKNNFDIETEDLLNKILNAKPDAVFLCNPNNPTGRLIKKTSLLQIAEQAKKQKFYLIVDESFIDFCPGESVADKVEKNPYLIVLKSMTKFYALAGLRLGYGIFPANIAGMVQKHKEPWSVNTLAQSAGITALDDSAYKERTMKIVKKQKRVLEKGLQGLGIDYIPSHANYYLLHTPKALKIAEQLAKKGIMVRDCSNFEGLDHRYLRIAVKSQKENNLLLKYMEGCIE encoded by the coding sequence ATGACAGCTCATGGCGGAAACATATACAGTTTCATGGAGAAGAAAGGTCTGGATCAAAGGTCTGTAACAGATTTCAGTGCCTCTATCAACCCTTTGGGCACATCCAAAAATGTTATCCAGGAAATCAAAAAGAACCTGAAAAATCTTATCCATTATCCGGATATTCACGCAACCAGATTGATTGATAAAATCGCTGAGACGCTTGGTGTAAGCAAAAAATCCATAGTCTGCGGGAACGGGTCTACAGAACTGATTTATCTTGTCCCGAGAATAATGGGTTTCAGAAATGTCCTCATACCCCAGCCAACTTTCAGTGATTATGAACGGGCATGCAGAATTGCATATCCTTCATGCACCATCAAAGATTATATGCTTGAGCATAAGAACAACTTCGATATAGAAACAGAAGACTTACTAAATAAAATCCTGAATGCAAAACCTGATGCCGTATTTTTATGCAACCCCAATAATCCCACAGGAAGGCTTATTAAAAAAACATCACTTCTTCAAATAGCAGAACAGGCAAAAAAACAAAAATTCTATCTCATTGTAGACGAATCCTTCATTGATTTCTGTCCGGGGGAATCCGTTGCAGATAAAGTGGAAAAGAACCCCTATCTTATTGTATTAAAATCTATGACAAAGTTTTATGCACTTGCAGGCTTACGATTGGGTTACGGCATCTTTCCCGCCAATATTGCCGGGATGGTGCAGAAACATAAAGAGCCATGGAGCGTCAATACTCTTGCCCAGAGTGCCGGTATAACAGCATTGGATGACAGCGCATACAAAGAAAGGACGATGAAAATTGTAAAAAAACAAAAAAGAGTCCTGGAGAAGGGATTGCAAGGTCTTGGCATTGATTATATTCCTTCTCATGCAAACTACTATCTCTTACATACTCCCAAAGCTCTAAAAATTGCAGAACAGCTTGCAAAAAAAGGCATCATGGTTAGAGACTGTTCAAACTTCGAAGGACTTGACCACAGATATTTACGTATTGCAGTAAAATCACAAAAAGAGAACAATCTTCTCTTAAAATACATGGAGGGATGCATTGAATAG